Genomic window (Fibrobacter sp. UWR4):
CTGTTGAAGGATGCCGATATTGCAGTCATCACGAGCAAATTTTCCTTGCTGATTTTTTTAGACGCATCGACTTCGTTGGCTACAAATGGACGGCCTTATTTCTCTTGAAAAATTCTGTAATTAATTATTCCCTATCATAGTTTTGGACGCAGCGAATAGAATATCCTTGAACCTTAGGAAGTGCTTGATTTCGATTAAAGCTACTGCTGTGAATGGCTATATAGTTCGCGCGTTCAGGATAATCCCTTGATTGAATGGGAGTCCAAAAAATCGCTGTTTGTCCAATTGACTTAAATTCTTCATTCCAGTACCCACCAGGGAGTATGGATACCCCATAATCGTTGGAACCTCCGAATACAGCCTTGGAGCCATGTGTACTACGGAAAAGACTTCCATCAGGAAAATGTGTTATATGAAGTAATTCATTCCATGCAAAAGTACTCATCACATGCCAGCCATCAGGACAAATGCCCTGGTGTTGCAAAGAACCGTTGCTATCATTAAATTTTTCAGGACACGCGTCGGTGCCCACGGCGTTACTATCGCACGCGGCAGAGAAATTCATGGCGTTGCTCCAACTGTAAAGTCCGCCAAACCCATTGTCGCAATACCAAGGATCGTCGTTGTAACAATACTTAGTGGAATCGCTTTGTACTGTACCACCGAGAATCAGCTTACCGTAATTCAGGTTTTCTGCAAAAATCGTGATGGAATCAATGTCGTCATATCCGTACTCCACTCTTACAGTTTTATAGACCTTGCCATCGCGGGGGTCTGTCATGGATCCATATTCTATGTCCGGATTGAACTGTTCCGACATGTCGTAATAGCTACTGCTGGATGTCGCTGAACTAGAAGATGATATTTCTACCCAAAAACCATTTGTGCAGATATAAT
Coding sequences:
- a CDS encoding FISUMP domain-containing protein is translated as MNIFKKITLTSAVAFALFTFNACGDDSGSTSALGENGSLSSAVEDDDSSSSINDDSSSSVTPGSDPESSSSSKTKGSSSSVKGSESTGASSSSRITNSSSSTLILPCEAAEEGEIMTILKTGIDYICTNGFWVEISSSSSATSSSSYYDMSEQFNPDIEYGSMTDPRDGKVYKTVRVEYGYDDIDSITIFAENLNYGKLILGGTVQSDSTKYCYNDDPWYCDNGFGGLYSWSNAMNFSAACDSNAVGTDACPEKFNDSNGSLQHQGICPDGWHVMSTFAWNELLHITHFPDGSLFRSTHGSKAVFGGSNDYGVSILPGGYWNEEFKSIGQTAIFWTPIQSRDYPERANYIAIHSSSFNRNQALPKVQGYSIRCVQNYDRE